The Girardinichthys multiradiatus isolate DD_20200921_A chromosome 23, DD_fGirMul_XY1, whole genome shotgun sequence DNA segment AGTGGTTTTCCCCGCATCGTTTCCACCTGTAGATGGTGAACTGATCAGTATAAATGGAGGAGACACTTTTACCACAACTCAGACTTTACCCACAAAAGAAAAGGTAAGAAACCGGATAACaagttcttttaattttattctggGAAATTGAGATTAATGTATtagtattttgctttttttctgttttctttcatatatGCATTTACAATGCCGCTGCCGTGTGGGGCACGTGTGGATGTCCAGcctcattgttttttatttattaatgttaaaATGTAGATTAAGCCTACAACTTTGTGTGGACCAGAACTGTTTTAGCCCCGACACACTTGTCTTAAATATCTGCGCCGTTGTCCATGGTGCTGAAAAAAGATCCCCCTCTCCGccatgtgttgtgtttgaacAAAAGAGCGAGGGATTTGTTTTGCAATCACAGAATGAGGATTATTGTCTTTCTACACtaagtttaatttaaatacCTGATCTATCATTCAAAGTCGCTTTAATGTTATttggataaaaatgttttaagataACGTTCCTCCACCTTTTATTATAGCCacaaataaattgaaaattaaCGGACTTTAATTCACGTTCCGaaaccatttttgttttgtagtcGTGTTCTAGGTCTTGATTTTAAGTGGTCATAAGCTAATGGTGGGTTGAAATATGTACAATTAAGTAAACGTCGtacaaatactaataataataataatgataaaatgtttaattcaacGTGACATTCAACCCAAACATATTCGTAACTCAGAAAACGTGATGTGTCTGTGAAAGACAGTTACTACTAAGTATATATTAAACCAGAAAGAGATTGTTATTTTCTTATATACCCACGAGGCGGCACTAAAGACCATGACATGATGGCAGTAGCGTTGTTACGCGGTGCACGACTCCTCCCAGTAACAAGGGCttctggttttttttctgttctttgttaGAGTGAGAAGCAGGCCGTGAGAGAAAGAGAATACTCAGCTGACTGGATAAATGGTCAAGACTGGCTTTTGTTCCGTGTTATTATGGCTGTTTTAAGGTTGAGACTGGAGTAGGATTTATGCATTATTACGCTGGATCTAATCATGCAATTCTCGAGAGGAGCGAGCCCTTTTTGTACTTGTGTTTTCGTCGTGCTGCTGTGTTGCGGCTGGGAAGTTGCTACTGCCCAGCTCTCATATTCCATTTCAGAGGAGATAAACCCCGGGACATCAGTGGGAAATATCGCAAAGGATCTAAACATTAACGTCCAGGATTTAGAGCCCCGTATGTTCCAAATTGTTGATGCATCAAAGAGAAAGTATTTTGAAATCAATTTGAAAACTGGGATTCTTTTTGTAAATGAAAGAATAGACCGAGAGGAGTTTTGTGCAAAGGTAACGAAATGCGTCGCGAATATAGAGGCTGTGATGAGCAACCCGATGAAGCTTTACCGTTTAGAGGTAACAATAAAAGATATAAATGACAACGAACCCGTTTTTTCCGAGCCATTGCAGGCAATTGATGTTCCTGAAAACACTTTACCTGGAGTCAAATTTGGCCTAATCGAAGCATCAGATTTGGATGTCGGAAAAAACAGCGTACATACATACAAGCTGAGTAGCAATGATTATTTTTCACTAGAAATTCACAAAGCAGGAGACAGTGTGTCTGCTGAGCTGGTCCTGGAGAAACCATTAGACCGAGAACGAGACTCTGTTATAAAACTCACTCTGACTGCAGTGGATGGAGGAAATCCACCGAAGTCAGGCACCTCGGAAATAATCGTTACAGTTTTAGATATCAATGACAACCACCCTGTTTTCAGTAGATCTTTCTACAAAAttcaaatacctgaaaatgtaCCAACAGGCACAACAGCCATGGTTTTGAATGCAACAGATGCAGACAAGGCTTTAAATAGTGAGATAGAATactctttaagaaaaaaaggtCAAGATCACATTTTAGATCTTTTTCAGATTGACTCTAAAACAGGATCAATTCTTGTTAAAGGTAATATCGACTATGAAGAAACCCCAGCCTTTGAGATTCACGCTCAAGCTAGTGACAAAGGTCAGCCTCCAATGTCTGCTCATTGTAAAGTTCTGGTAGAGGTCCTAGACTTAAATGATAACGCTCCTGAGATCACTGTAACATCGCTGCTAAACACGGTGAAAGAGGACGCACAGATAGGTACAGCTATTGCTCTTGTGTCTGTGCTGGACAAAGATGGTGGGAAAAACGGGGAAATAGAAGCTGTTATTGCAAATGAAACCCCTTTTAAACTGGaaacaaattacaaaaattATTACTCGTTAGTAGTTAATGGGCCACTTAATAGAGAGATTGTGGCTGAATACAACATAACTATAGTCGCAACTGATGGAGGGACTCCATCTCTCTCCAGCAGAAACACTGTTAATATTCAAATATCTGACGTTAATGACAACCCACCCCGTTTCTCTGAACCACTGATAAATGTTTATGTGAGAGAGAATGGTCCGGTGGGAGCAGTTATTAAAACCGTATCAGCATTTGATGCCGATATTGATAAAAATGGTCAGGTTTTCTATTCGTTATTACAAACTAACAGTAATTCACAGAGTTCATCCACGCTTGTTAATATTAATTCTGAAACAGGAGATATAATCAGCCTGCAGTCTTTTAACTATGAGgagttaaaaacatttcagtttaaagttcAGGCTACAGATTCTGGTGTTCCTCCTCTCAGCAGCAACGTGactgttaatattttaattctGGATGAAAATGATAATAATCCAACAATTTTAGCTCCTTATTCTGAGCATGGCTCTGCTAACAGTGAGACCATCCCCTATTCTGCTGAAGCAGGATACTTTGTAGCAAAGATCAGGGCTGTGGACGCAGACTCTGGATACAATGCGCTGCTTTCTTATCACCTGTCTGAGCCCAAAGGAAACAACCTGTTCAGGATCGGAACCAGCACCGGGGAAATCAGGACTAAGAGGAGAATGAGCGACAATGACCTGAAAACTCACCCCTTGGTGGTGCTGGTTTCTGATAATGGAGAACCTTCTCTGTCAGCTACTGTGTCTATTGATGTGATGGTGGTTGAAAGCACAGCTGATGTTCAGACTCAGTTCAGACATGTGCCTATAAAGGAGGACAACTTCTCTGATTTGAACCTATATCTGCTGATCGCCATCGTGTCAGTCTCTGTGATCTTTCTGCTGAGTCTCATCAGTTTAATAGCTGTCAGATGCCACAGGACAGACGGTGATTTCAGCAGGTACAGCGCCCCCATGATCACCACCCACCCTGACGGGAGCTGGTCTTACTCTAAAGCTACTCAGCAGTATGACGTGTGTTTCAGCTCAGACACACTGAAGAGTGATGTAGTGGTTTTCCCCGCACCGTTTCCACCTGTAGATGGAGAGCTGATCAGTATAAATGGAGGAGACACTTTTACCAAAACTCAGACTTTACCAAACAAAGACAAGGTAAGACTATACAGatcttaaacattttgtttcaatAGCTGACGAAGGGCATTGCTAATTTCAAACTTACGTGCTTTTTCTCACACATAATAATCATGTATATTATGcaacaaatgttttgtgaaaaagaaagagtcggttttaattttgaaaaaacattGTCATGTGAACGTTGCCAAACTAAAATGCCAcactttgtttctgtttatacaGTTTGTAAACCAGTCAGTAGAGACATGCTGTTTGTGTTAAGCCTTCTGGGTATTCCTACCGAGGTTTCAGAGCCAGGAGATTCATCCGGTCgttcgttcattcattcattaattcagTCATTCTTACTTTTGGCAAAAATAGCCAGGTTTAGTGTGCACTACGACTTCTGTAGCTGCAGTGATTCCAGGTTATTTGTTAATGGTTTCTCGCTATCCGCTGTGCTGAAAGTGATTGTggtcatgctttttttttaggCAAAGCATGTTCTTATGAGCACAACTGTATTCAATATTTAAACTGATCAAAGTTCATTGGAATGAAGCCATGTTGAAATGCATGTACTGTGCTAAAACTTTCACAATGATGGCTCGCATTTTAAACGATATGTGTTAATAAAGATTCAATAAAGTAAATACCGATTAAGTAATCAAATTGAATATGAAGCaaatttctttacaaaaaaattataaaaatatttgttaccTAATGACAAAAATAGTTTACGGTTTATAACACGATTTGTTTTCAGTGCAGATAATTGAAGAGCACAATATCCAACCTCTTGCCCCTTGCTTAGAGAATGGTTAAccgcaacaataaaaaaaaaatagagaaaaacatGATCCGGTTAGAGTGCAACACTATGCTCTTTCCAGCTGATACATAATTATTTCTGTCagacaacaaaaacagataCATGGCTCTTTCTTGCTTGTGGTGCATGCGTTGCCTGCGTATGTCCACATGGGGACATAGTAGACCATCACATGTCGGCTGGCTGCACAATATCTCGGGCTCCGCCCTCAGTACATGTTTTAGAAGCCACAGAGACAAAGGGGTTCAGAGAGGGAAGAGGAACGGTGCGGCGACCGTTTTCGTTCTACCTACAATTTGCCTCAAATATTTGCTCTCTATTTGTTTCTTTTGGACTTTGAATGTAGAATATAGGAAGGGATAtccttatttcaaaataaagtgtagTATTTTCGAGTTAAATCTAATTATGCAGAGAACGGATAGATTGAGTTCTGTGTGGATATATGTCGTCtttgtgctggtggattattactTGGAAGCGGTTGTTGGGCATCTCTCCTATTCCGTCGCAGAGGAGGTGGATCGTGGAACTTTTATTGGAAATATTGCCAAAGATCTCAACCTAAATGTCCAGGAGTTGGAGTCCCGCATGTTTCAGATCGTTGCTGGatcaaagacaaaatatttcgAGGTAAACCTGAAGACTGGTGTTCTCTACATTAACGAGAGAATAGATCGAGAGGAACTCTGCGGCGACGAAGCCAGATGTTCACGTAATGTAGAAGCAGTCATTAATAATCCACTTAAACTGTACCGCTTTGAAATTACAATCCTGGACATAAATGATAATTCTCCATCTTTTCCAAACACATTGATATCAATGAACGTCAGTGAAAACACAGCGACGGGGACAAAATTCCCAATGAATCCTGCTGAAGATTCAGACTTTGGCAAAAATACTGTTGATACATACAAGCTTAgtcaaaataactatttttccCTAGTGACTCATAAAGGAGAAAGAGTTGCTCCTGAACTGGTCTTGCAGAAAGCGTTAGACAGAGAAAAACAGGCTGTAATTCAGCTAGTACTAACTGCCATTGATGGGGGAACGCCAGCTAGGTCAGGCAGTATGACAATattagtaaatgttttagacattaatgACAACGCGCCAGTATTCAGTAAAACTCTGTACAAAGCCAGAGTAcatgaaaatgcaaaaatagGCTCGTCGATAATATCGGTGAATGCAACTGATTTGGATGCAGGGCATAATGGaaacattatttattcatttagtgGAATAAATCGTGGGAAACAGACTGAGCTGTTTGAAATAGATGAAACAACTGGGACTAtaaaaaataagagaaatataGATTTTGAAGAGAATAATGCATTTGAGATTCGTGTTCAGGCCAGTGATGGAGCACCCTCACCACTCACGTCACATGCTAAACTACTGATAGAAGTTCTAGACGTGAATGACAATGCTCCTGAAATTACAGTTACATCCCTATTAAATACAGTGAAAGAGGATGCATCCAGTGGCACCGCCATTGCTCTTGTTTCAATATTTGACAAAGACAGCAGTAGAAATGCCATAGTTAACTGTGAAATTTCTAATTATGTTCCTTTCAAATTAGAGTCAAATTATAAGAACTACTATtctttagttgttaatggagtCCTTGACAGAGAAACAGCACCTCACTATAATATCAGCATCATAGCTACAGATGAAGGCAGCCCACCTCTCTCCAGCACCAGCGTCATTATTGTACATGTCTCTGATGTAAATGATAACAAACCTCATTTCACAGAAGACATTATAAACATCTTTATGAAAGAAAACAGTCCAACAGGAGCAGTTATTAAAACAGTGTCAGCAGTTGATGCAGACACTGATCAAAATGGTCAGCTTAGCTACTCGCTTGTGCATGACAATAGTAACCCACTCCCACTCAGATCAATGATGAGCATAAATTCAGAAACAGGCGACATAATCAGTCTGCAGTCTTTTAATTATGAGgagttaaaaacatttcagtttaaagttcAGGCTACAGACTCTGGTGTTCCTCCTCTCAGCAGCAACGTGACTGTTAATGTTTTAATTCTGGATGAAAATGATAATAATCCAACAATTTTAGCTCCTTATTCTGAGCACGGCTCTGCTAACAGTGAGACCATCCCCTATTCTGCTGAAGCAGGATACTTTGTAGCAAAGATCAGGGCTGTGGACGCAGACTCTGGATACAATGCGCTGCTTTCTTATCACCTGTCTGAGCCCAAAGGAAACAACCTGTTCAGGATCGGAACCAGCACCGGGGAAATCAGGACTAAGAGGAGAATGAGCGACAATGACCTGAAAACTCACCCCTTGGTGGTGCTAGTTTCTGATAATGGAGAACCTTCTCTGTCAGCTACTGTGTCTATTGATGTGATGGTGGTTGAAAGCACAGCTGATGTTCAGACTCAGTTCAGACATGTGCCTATAAAGGAGGACAACTTCTCTGATTTGAACCTATATCTGCTGATCGCCATCGTGTCAGTCTCTGTGATCTTTCTGCTGAGTCTCATCAGTTTAATAGCTGTCAGATGCCACAGGACAGACGGTGATTTCAGCAGGTACAGCGCCCCCATGATCACCACCCACCCTGACGGGAGCTGGTCTTACTCTAAAGCTACTCAGCAGTATGACGTGTGTTTCAGCTCAGACACACTGAAGAGTGATGTAGTGGTTTTCCCCGCACCGTTTCCACCTGTAGATGGTGAACTGATCAGTATAAATGGAGGAGACACTTTTACCAGAACTCAGACTTTACCAAACAAGGACAAGGTAGGTTTGAATTCTCAGCCATGTCGTCTCTGAGTGCACATTGACCATGATGGGTTTTTTCTACTATTAGATAGTGGATAGGGATTTGACATTGTTTCAGGTTATTTATCTTTTCCTGATcttcttaaataataattttcttttagaaACTGCTAATAGCGGTTGTTTAAGTTTCTTTAAAACAGAATGTACCTAATAATAAGTAGAATATGCTTGTGTATTTATGTGGGCTACAAATAATTTCTAACATATGTCAAATACGGTACAAAGTATAATATTTGAGTTTTTATAGCACAATAGCTTTTCATGTTCTGTTTTGCTGTCGACCCCAGGTATTcttcagcaaaaacatttttttattaaactaggctttgttttttatgtgtttctttttgagTCGCTTATTATAGACTTTTGCTGTTTTGTCCTATTACAAAACTAATTGTCAGTATTAGCATATGTGCCAGAACGttttaactgcaacaacaaccAAAACCAAAACTGTGATTGGTTTATACAGTACAGTTGTTCTTAAAGACCAAGATAATATACATGTAACAGAGcacattattatataataaaacatatttttttctataaacTGAATGCCCAAATAGTATATTGTAATTAATTTACGTCATATATATTTTGTGAATTACTCAAAAGATATAATGAGTCCCAAAATCCTGGTTTCTTTTCACTTAGAatgtaataaatacaaaaagccaaAAGGGGGCGCTTTAGACCTTAACATGTTGAGCTGAATCCTGTAGTCGCCACTGTTAAAATACGTGAGGATGTCTTATTGGGCTGTTGCACAAAGAGACGCAGAAGCACAGAGATGAGACTATCGGATCTGAGCTACACTGAGGACTGTTTCAAAAGAAAGGAAACATAGCTTCCGTTTATTCTGGAGATCCATTGgagtttgatttttctttttggctCATCCGATCGGATTATGGATTCAGTTCAAGGGATTCAGGTGCTGACATTCGTGATATTTATCCTGCTTGGCTGCGAGTGGACATCGGTGTCGGGGCAGTTCTCTTACTCCATATCAGAGGAGGTAAATCCGGGGACCTCGGTGGGAAATATCGCCAAAGATCTAAATCTCGGCGTGCATGAACTGGAAACTCGTATGTTTCAAATTGTTACTGGAGCAAAGAATACGCATTTCGATGTAAATCTAAAGACAGGTGTTCTCTTTGTCAACGACAGGTTAGACAGAGAGGAGCTCTGTGCAAAAGCAACGAAATGCACATTGAGTGTAGAGGCTGTGATTAATGCTCCTTTGAAGCTTTATCGTTTAGAGATAAATATTA contains these protein-coding regions:
- the LOC124860299 gene encoding protocadherin alpha-3-like isoform X4, whose amino-acid sequence is MQFSRGASPFCTCVFVVLLCCGWEVATAQLSYSISEEINPGTSVGNIAKDLNINVQDLEPRMFQIVDASKRKYFEINLKTGILFVNERIDREEFCAKVTKCVANIEAVMSNPMKLYRLEVTIKDINDNEPVFSEPLQAIDVPENTLPGVKFGLIEASDLDVGKNSVHTYKLSSNDYFSLEIHKAGDSVSAELVLEKPLDRERDSVIKLTLTAVDGGNPPKSGTSEIIVTVLDINDNHPVFSRSFYKIQIPENVPTGTTAMVLNATDADKALNSEIEYSLRKKGQDHILDLFQIDSKTGSILVKGNIDYEETPAFEIHAQASDKGQPPMSAHCKVLVEVLDLNDNAPEITVTSLLNTVKEDAQIGTAIALVSVLDKDGGKNGEIEAVIANETPFKLETNYKNYYSLVVNGPLNREIVAEYNITIVATDGGTPSLSSRNTVNIQISDVNDNPPRFSEPLINVYVRENGPVGAVIKTVSAFDADIDKNGQVFYSLLQTNSNSQSSSTLVNINSETGDIISLQSFNYEELKTFQFKVQATDSGVPPLSSNVTVNILILDENDNNPTILAPYSEHGSANSETIPYSAEAGYFVAKIRAVDADSGYNALLSYHLSEPKGNNLFRIGTSTGEIRTKRRMSDNDLKTHPLVVLVSDNGEPSLSATVSIDVMVVESTADVQTQFRHVPIKEDNFSDLNLYLLIAIVSVSVIFLLSLISLIAVRCHRTDGDFSRYSAPMITTHPDGSWSYSKATQQYDVCFSSDTLKSDVVVFPAPFPPVDGELISINGGDTFTKTQTLPNKDKPKVPNSDWRYSASLRAGGVMQSSVHMEESSVMQGAQGVLVQNWPTASSAADGEGGEVSPPMGAGVDSNSWHFRYGPGGPGAPPQHLKPGEVPPEAFIIPGSPAIISIRQNQGGEDDKSDFITFGKKEEAKKKKKKKKEKEKKDKKDKGKDDGDE